From Haemorhous mexicanus isolate bHaeMex1 chromosome 2, bHaeMex1.pri, whole genome shotgun sequence, the proteins below share one genomic window:
- the SLC25A6 gene encoding ADP/ATP translocase 3, producing MADQAISFLKDFLAGGVAAAISKTAVAPIERVKLLLQVQHASKQIAADKQYKGIIDCVVRIPKEQGVLSFWRGNLANVIRYFPTQALNFAFKDKYKQVFLGGVDKHTQFWRYFAGNLASGGAAGATSLCFVYPLDFARTRLAADVGKAGADREFSGLGDCLVKITKSDGVRGLYQGFNVSVQGIIIYRAAYFGIYDTAKGMLPDPRNTHIVISWMIAQTVTAVAGVVSYPFDTVRRRMMMQSGRKGADIMYSGTIDCWRKIARDEGGKAFFKGAWSNVLRGMGGAFVLVLYDEFKKVI from the exons ATGGCGGACCAGGCCATCTCCTTCCTCAAGGACTTTCTGGCGGGCGGCGTCGCCGCCGCCATCAGCAAGACTGCGGTGGCGCCCATCGAGCGGGTCAAGCTCTTGCTGCAG GTGCAACATGCCAGTAAACAGATTGCTGCTGATAAGCAGTACAAGGGTATCATCGATTGTGTAGTGCGTATTCCAAAGGAACAAGGAGTGCTGTCTTTCTGGCGAGGAAACTTGGCAAATGTCATCAGATACTTCCCAACTCAAGCTCTTAATTTTGCCTTCAAGGATAAGTATAAGCAGGTGTTTTTGGGAGGTGTAGACAAGCACACTCAGTTCTGGAGGTATTTTGCTGGTAACCTGGCATCTGGTGGTGCAGCTGGAGCCACTTCCCTCTGCTTTGTCTACCCCTTGGATTTTGCAAGAACCCGTTTGGCTGCTGATGTTGGAAAAGCTGGTGCAGACAGAGAATTCTCTGGTCTTGGGGACTGTCTAGTCAAAATCACCAAGTCTGATGGTGTCCGTGGCTTGTACCAAGGGTTCAATGTCTCTGTCCAAGGCATCATCATCTATAGAGCTGCCTACTTTGGGATCTATGATACAGCAAAAG GCATGCTCCCAGATCCCAGAAACACTCACATTGTTATCAGCTGGATGATCGCCCAGACAGTGACTGCTGTGGCTGGTGTGGTCTCCTATCCTTTCGATACAGTGAGGCGTAGGATGATGATGCAGTCAGGACGCAAAGGAG CTGATATCATGTACTCTGGAACAATTGACTGCTGGCGGAAGATTGCAAGGGATGAAGGAGGAAAGGCCTTCTTCAAGGGTGCATGGTCTAACGTTCTTAGAGGCATGGGGGGTGCTTTCGTGCTTGTGCTGTATGATGAATTCAAGAAAGTAATTTAA